In Solanum lycopersicum chromosome 5, SLM_r2.1, the following are encoded in one genomic region:
- the LOC138348686 gene encoding uncharacterized protein: MNKQSMKEEIMKAMKELHYTPDVMGLNYEDLCIHPNFDLPDGFKVPKFDTFRRTRNPLSHLRAYCDQLVGVGKNVALLMWLFSRSLNGEALEWFASQDMKQWSTWNSLSYRWRKEASRVQPPVSKKETQKYVCIEEPEYYDRMMLLIGAKYAEIVKVGETIEDGLKIGKISHVASQAGSSGLLRKKREDVSFISHVSDGRTKRSFEFGRAK; encoded by the exons ATGAATAAGCAGAGCATGAAGGAAGAAATCATGAAAGCTATGAAAGAACTTCATTACACTCCAGACGTTATGGGACTGAACTACGAAGACTTGTGTATCCACCCAAACTTTGACCTTCCCGATGGGTTTAAGGTACCAAAGTTTGACACTTTTAGAAGAACTAGGAACCCTTTATCTCATTTAAGGGCGTATTGTGATCAGCTCGTAGGAGTTGGGAAAAATGTAGCATTATTGATGTGGCTCTTTAGTCGAAGTTTGAATGGGGAGGCCTTAGAATGGTTTGCCTCTCAAGACATGAAACAATGGTCTACTTGGAATTCTCTTAGCTACAG GTGGAGAAAAGAGGCTTCCAGAGTTCAACCTCCGGTGTCTAAAAAAGAGACACAGAAGTATGTGTGCATCGAAGAGCCAGAATACTATGATAGAATGATGTTGCTCATTGGAGCAAAATATGCTGAGATAGTCAAAGTAGGTGAGACTATTGAAGATGGTCTTAAGATCGGAAAGATTTCCCATGTGGCATCCCAAGCTGGATCTTCGGGActattgaggaagaaaagagaggaTGTGTCCTTTATCTCTCATGTGTCTGATGGAAGGACAAAAAGATCGTTCGAGTTTGGAAGGGCAAAGTAG